A single Lactuca sativa cultivar Salinas chromosome 8, Lsat_Salinas_v11, whole genome shotgun sequence DNA region contains:
- the LOC111880214 gene encoding DEAD-box ATP-dependent RNA helicase 16-like: MATALSGPPYIFVSTPACVQRCLSSGVLQAKSVHDYLSIIILDKADLIFTYGYEKNLKDLKTHIPKRCQCLLMAATSSLKKLYLHNPYILTLAEVGDGKDEIVPKNVQQFWFGIKSAVLNAELPVN, from the exons ATG GCGACAGCATTGTCAGGGCCTCCTTATATCTTTGTTTCTACTCCAGCTTGTGTCCAAAGATGTCTTTCATCAGGTGTTCTTCAAGCAAAATCCGTTCATGATTATCTTTCAATTATTATTCTTGATAAG GCAGATCTTATTTTTACATATGGATATGAAAAGAATCTCAAAGATCTCAAAACTCACATTCCTAAAAGATGTCAATGCCTTCTCATGGCTGCTACCTCAAG CTTGAAGAAGCTTTATCTACACAATCCCTATATTCTTACTTTAGCAGAAGTTGGTGATGGAAAGGACGAAATTGTCCCCAAAAATGTTCAGCAATTTTGG TTTGGTATAAAATCTGCTGTGTTAAATGCTGAATTGCCTGTGAATTGA